One segment of Erigeron canadensis isolate Cc75 chromosome 2, C_canadensis_v1, whole genome shotgun sequence DNA contains the following:
- the LOC122589968 gene encoding uncharacterized protein LOC122589968: MSQQSLQTYMPSNTRDDVANIAKKQDEQRIEHHKRKMNLRKRKQPKSRMLGDINRETVIMSAVVPEMHTTRASKKKKRGKTILKRKKLQKTRMLADLYKDTEACGSGQNRFTEASPPCQKEIMAAMQLLEISSGVVPSKTADEYEIDNPICRLNRNPAEFRLSTAQMFMRSV; this comes from the exons ATGAGTCAACAATCGCTTCAGACTTACATGCCATCCAACACAA GAGATGATGTGGCCAATATTGCTAAAAAACAGGATGAACAACGAATTGAACACCATAAGCGGAAAATGAATTTGCGGAAAAGGAAACAACCAAAATCCCGCATGTTGGGAGATATTAATAGAGAAACAGTAATTATGTCAGCTGTCGTTCCAGAGATGCACACAACTAGAgcttcaaaaaagaaaaagagggggaaaactattttaaaaagaaagaaactacaAAAAACCCGTATGTTGGCAGATCTTTATAAGGACACCGAGGCATGTGGTAGTGGCCAAAACAGATTCACTGAGGCAAGCCCTCCGTGCCAGAAAGAAATCATGGCCGCAATGCAGTTACTTGAAATATCTAGTGGGGTGGTGCCCTCAAAGACTGCAGATGAATATGAAATCGACAATCCCATATGCCGATTAAATAGGAACCCAGCTGAGTTTAGATTATCTACCGCTCAAATGTTCATGAGATCGGTTTGA